From Cricetulus griseus strain 17A/GY chromosome 1 unlocalized genomic scaffold, alternate assembly CriGri-PICRH-1.0 chr1_0, whole genome shotgun sequence, a single genomic window includes:
- the LOC100760951 gene encoding cornifin alpha, with product MSSHQQKQPCTAPPQLQQHQVKQPCQPPPQEPCGPKTKDPCNPKVPEPCQPKVPEPCQPKVPEPCQPKVPEPCQPKVPEPCQPKVPEPCQPKVPEPCHPKAPEPCHPVVPEPCPSNVTPEPCQQKTKQK from the coding sequence ATGAGTTCCCACCAGCAGAAGCAGCCCTGCACTGCACCCCCTCAGCTGCAACAGCATCAGGTGAAACAGCCTTGCCAGCCACCACCCCAGGAACCCTGTGGCCCCAAAACCAAGGATCCCTGCAACCCCAAGGTTCCTGAGCCCTGCCAGCCTAAGGTGCCTGAGCCCTGCCAGCCTAAGGTGCCTGAGCCCTGCCAGCCTAAGGTGCCTGAGCCCTGCCAGCCTAAGGTGCCAGAGCCCTGCCAGCCTAAGGTGCCAGAGCCCTGCCAGCCTAAGgtgcctgagccctgccaccccAAGGCACCTGAGCCTTGCCACCCAGTTGTTCCTGAGCCATGCCCCTCAAATGTCACTCCGGAGCCATGCCAgcagaagacaaaacagaagtAA